In Brevibacillus brevis, a genomic segment contains:
- a CDS encoding sulfite exporter TauE/SafE family protein, whose amino-acid sequence MLAAIAVLFLLIGVAAGVIGSIAGLGGGIFFVPALLFFANAYEPGSMTPQVAAATSLIVIGVTALSSSISYLKQKKVDVQSAMLFFIGSAPGAIVGVYLNKLLPLSGFTLLFGLFQLLMFVVMMVKDKLAPKNIQWPIKRHFVDHEGNEYEYGYSRWSAILIAFFVGITSSLFGVGGGVLMVPAMMVLFRFPPHIATATSMVIIFCSAVIGSVTNVWHGNVDWLYAAMLAPGAWAGGKLGAIVASKMKGRTIVLVLRVLILGIALQMIGESILG is encoded by the coding sequence ATGCTCGCAGCAATCGCTGTTTTGTTCCTGTTGATCGGTGTGGCAGCGGGGGTAATCGGCAGCATCGCCGGTTTGGGCGGGGGCATTTTTTTCGTCCCGGCGCTTCTGTTTTTTGCCAACGCCTACGAGCCAGGCTCCATGACGCCGCAGGTCGCGGCCGCCACATCGCTGATCGTCATCGGTGTGACGGCGCTGTCATCGTCGATTTCGTACTTGAAGCAGAAGAAGGTCGACGTGCAAAGCGCCATGCTGTTTTTTATCGGCAGTGCCCCAGGTGCTATTGTGGGTGTCTACCTAAATAAATTACTACCATTAAGTGGTTTTACGCTGCTGTTCGGTCTATTTCAGCTGCTGATGTTCGTGGTGATGATGGTCAAGGATAAACTGGCGCCGAAGAATATCCAATGGCCCATCAAACGCCATTTTGTCGACCATGAGGGGAACGAATACGAATACGGCTACAGCAGATGGAGTGCGATCCTGATCGCGTTTTTCGTCGGGATTACCTCCTCGCTGTTCGGCGTGGGAGGCGGAGTGCTGATGGTGCCGGCGATGATGGTGCTGTTCCGTTTTCCTCCTCACATCGCCACAGCGACATCGATGGTCATTATTTTTTGCTCTGCGGTGATCGGCTCGGTGACCAACGTCTGGCACGGCAATGTCGACTGGCTGTACGCGGCCATGCTGGCGCCAGGGGCATGGGCGGGCGGAAAGCTCGGCGCGATTGTGGCCAGCAAGATGAAGGGGCGGACGATCGTACTCGTCTTGCGCGTGCTCATATTGGGCATCGCGCTCCAAATGATCGGGGAATCCATTCTCGGGTAA
- a CDS encoding DUF6154 family protein has product MRFIDELYELYKGHFNGAEEDITAIVVGILEEHSREDLLDLIDEMDGEELFHMLATYMIEVMKRKVAMEEERSPSALVH; this is encoded by the coding sequence ATGCGGTTTATCGACGAACTGTACGAATTGTACAAAGGCCATTTCAACGGTGCGGAAGAGGACATCACCGCGATTGTCGTCGGCATCCTGGAAGAGCATTCGCGAGAGGACCTGCTCGATCTGATCGATGAGATGGACGGAGAAGAGCTGTTCCACATGCTGGCGACTTATATGATCGAGGTCATGAAGCGCAAGGTAGCGATGGAGGAGGAACGCTCTCCCTCGGCCCTGGTACACTGA
- a CDS encoding polysaccharide deacetylase family protein, whose translation MKKQALSILIGVALLGPLLAGSARAQIQRDRDYYETRGEIVWEVPTHTKVMALTFDDGPDKEYTRQIAALLKQYDAKATFFVVGSRVKALPDIARQLVQDQHELANHTYSHPDVRRISDDRLLQEMEKTQEAIFTTTGVIPQLFRPPGGYYSDAVVHVAKKAGYQVVMWSWHQDTRDWSDPGVRKIVNKVLNNARNGDIVLFHDYGGNRRQTVQALQQILPELKKRGYQFVTVSEMMRLYGKTKKVGQGDQGDD comes from the coding sequence ATGAAAAAGCAGGCTTTGTCCATCTTGATTGGCGTGGCATTGCTCGGCCCGCTGCTGGCGGGATCCGCGCGTGCCCAAATACAGCGGGATCGGGATTATTACGAAACGCGGGGGGAAATCGTCTGGGAGGTGCCTACCCATACAAAGGTCATGGCTCTGACCTTTGACGACGGACCCGATAAGGAATACACCCGCCAGATTGCCGCGCTTCTTAAGCAGTACGATGCGAAGGCGACCTTTTTTGTCGTCGGCTCCCGCGTCAAAGCCCTTCCCGATATTGCCCGCCAGCTGGTGCAGGATCAGCACGAGCTGGCCAATCACACGTACAGCCATCCGGATGTCCGGCGCATTTCCGATGACCGGCTTTTGCAGGAAATGGAGAAAACACAGGAAGCCATCTTCACCACTACAGGGGTAATCCCGCAGCTCTTCCGTCCCCCGGGCGGGTATTACAGCGATGCTGTCGTTCACGTCGCCAAAAAGGCCGGCTATCAAGTCGTCATGTGGTCGTGGCATCAGGACACGCGGGACTGGAGCGATCCGGGTGTGCGCAAAATCGTCAACAAGGTCCTGAACAACGCCCGCAACGGCGACATCGTGCTCTTCCATGACTACGGCGGCAACCGCAGGCAGACGGTACAGGCCCTGCAGCAAATCCTTCCCGAGCTGAAAAAGCGCGGGTACCAGTTTGTGACGGTTTCAGAGATGATGCGGCTGTACGGAAAGACGAAAAAAGTAGGGCAAGGCGACCAAGGGGACGATTGA
- a CDS encoding HD-GYP domain-containing protein: MRLKSIQKCQPGDTLARSIFSENGTVLVGAGVELTQRMIERLKNKNISSLYIQDKRTDDIMVENVISESTRRAAMSIIHEAFRSVNDFPQKWQQIFSDKAFGRRLSQVMAAVADELGASRSAMNLLADACAFDNYIFTHSFNVALYSTALAIKTGCSDKDVLEISIGGMLHDIGKIHIPDTILKKPGSLTAEEYELMKKHTEIGFEMLRRQDDIPLLAAHCAFQHHERWDGSGYPRQLKKEEIHPFGRLMAVADVFDALTSRRVYRPGMLPHEAMEILFSGSDRLFDQKYVEALRDTIALYPIGLSVTLNTGAAGVIVDSNKGMPSRPIIRILVDEDGQELAQPYECDLSKKLSLMITSCDDLV, from the coding sequence ATGAGACTGAAATCCATTCAAAAATGCCAGCCCGGCGACACGCTGGCACGTTCCATTTTTTCGGAAAACGGAACGGTTCTCGTTGGGGCAGGTGTAGAGCTGACCCAGCGAATGATTGAAAGGCTGAAAAACAAAAATATCTCCAGTCTGTACATTCAGGATAAACGGACAGACGATATCATGGTGGAGAACGTCATTTCCGAGAGTACGCGCAGAGCGGCGATGTCTATCATCCACGAGGCTTTTCGCTCAGTCAATGACTTTCCGCAAAAGTGGCAGCAGATTTTTTCGGACAAGGCTTTCGGACGCAGGCTGTCCCAGGTGATGGCTGCCGTAGCCGACGAGCTTGGCGCTTCCCGTTCCGCGATGAATTTGCTGGCGGACGCATGCGCTTTTGACAATTACATCTTCACGCATTCTTTCAACGTGGCATTGTACAGCACCGCCCTCGCCATCAAAACCGGCTGTTCGGATAAAGATGTGCTGGAGATCAGCATCGGCGGCATGCTGCATGACATAGGCAAGATTCACATTCCCGATACCATCCTGAAAAAGCCGGGCAGTTTGACGGCGGAAGAATACGAATTGATGAAAAAGCATACCGAAATCGGATTCGAAATGCTGCGCCGTCAAGACGATATCCCGCTGCTTGCCGCCCATTGCGCCTTTCAGCACCACGAGCGTTGGGACGGCTCCGGCTATCCCCGCCAGTTGAAAAAGGAAGAAATCCATCCGTTCGGGCGTCTGATGGCCGTCGCGGATGTGTTTGACGCCTTGACGTCCCGACGGGTGTACCGGCCAGGGATGCTCCCGCATGAGGCGATGGAGATTCTGTTCTCCGGCTCGGACAGGCTGTTCGACCAGAAGTATGTAGAGGCTTTGCGGGATACCATCGCGCTTTATCCGATCGGACTGAGCGTCACGCTGAATACCGGTGCGGCAGGGGTTATCGTGGATTCGAACAAGGGGATGCCCAGCCGTCCGATCATCCGCATTCTCGTGGATGAAGACGGACAGGAATTGGCTCAGCCATACGAGTGCGACTTGTCCAAAAAGCTGTCGCTCATGATCACCTCCTGCGACGACCTTGTCTGA
- a CDS encoding Mov34/MPN/PAD-1 family protein produces the protein MNPRWLGEPFAFKDNKLCLARKVHKRLLAEAQEAFPYEYSALLTGRGTIITGHIPMSSAGKSLHTFTWDGAAFLKALTTIRESDLQWLGVLHSHPSSPPIPSRRDSDEWHYPSLSYWIVSLASSQPQWRVYQWQNGAFEARSYTVVDAT, from the coding sequence ATGAATCCACGCTGGTTGGGCGAACCCTTTGCGTTTAAGGATAACAAATTATGCTTGGCCCGAAAAGTGCACAAACGCCTCCTGGCAGAAGCCCAAGAGGCGTTTCCGTACGAGTATTCCGCTTTGCTGACGGGACGGGGGACGATCATTACCGGCCACATTCCCATGTCTTCAGCCGGGAAATCCTTGCACACTTTTACGTGGGACGGCGCCGCCTTCCTGAAGGCGTTGACCACCATCCGCGAAAGCGATCTCCAGTGGCTCGGCGTGCTGCATTCGCACCCGAGCTCTCCCCCGATTCCGTCCAGACGCGACAGCGACGAGTGGCATTATCCATCGCTCAGCTACTGGATCGTCAGCCTGGCATCCAGTCAGCCGCAGTGGCGCGTATATCAGTGGCAGAATGGAGCATTCGAAGCGAGATCCTATACGGTAGTCGACGCTACCTGA
- a CDS encoding AMP-binding protein — MMRTRNVVWEPSQEQRETSNLWRFMEQERIADYETLLRRSEEDVSWFWDAFIRFANIEFAKPYSAVVDVSGGLPWPQWFVGGKINLVHNFLDKWAQSEAAADRPALLWEGEAGEEVRFTFRQLQAQANRFANVLGSLGVARGDRVAIYMPMIAETVIALYGIYKAGAVAVPLFSGFGPEAVAVRLRDVEARAVVTADGFYRGGQQVLLKHVLDKALETSPSVQSVVVAARLGGKAVLAPGRDWHWNEVMEAASDQYETVETDAEEPCMVSYSSGTTGSPKGIVHVHGGIAVKTAEVGMFVYDTHPDDLFTMVTDFGWMMGQLPLFSAHSVAAPFLIYEGSPMFPHPGRLYEIIDKYKVSVFGAPATALRMLKTYGESARKAADLSSLRILGHTG, encoded by the coding sequence ATGATGCGGACACGCAATGTAGTGTGGGAGCCTTCGCAAGAACAGCGCGAAACCAGCAATCTTTGGCGCTTCATGGAGCAGGAGCGGATCGCTGATTACGAGACGCTGCTGCGCCGATCGGAAGAAGACGTAAGCTGGTTCTGGGATGCGTTCATCCGTTTTGCCAACATCGAGTTTGCCAAGCCATACAGCGCCGTGGTGGACGTCTCCGGCGGGCTGCCGTGGCCGCAGTGGTTCGTTGGGGGAAAGATCAACCTCGTTCATAATTTCCTGGACAAATGGGCGCAAAGCGAGGCGGCGGCCGATCGTCCGGCGCTGCTCTGGGAGGGCGAGGCGGGAGAAGAGGTGCGGTTTACGTTCCGACAGCTGCAAGCGCAGGCGAATCGTTTCGCGAACGTCCTCGGCAGTCTCGGCGTAGCGCGGGGAGATCGCGTCGCTATCTACATGCCGATGATTGCGGAGACCGTCATCGCCCTCTACGGCATATACAAGGCAGGTGCGGTCGCGGTACCCCTTTTTTCCGGGTTCGGACCGGAGGCGGTGGCCGTGCGGCTGCGGGATGTGGAAGCCAGGGCGGTCGTGACGGCTGACGGATTTTACCGCGGGGGACAGCAGGTACTGCTGAAGCATGTGCTGGACAAAGCGCTGGAGACCTCGCCCTCGGTGCAGAGCGTCGTCGTCGCGGCACGTCTGGGAGGGAAGGCGGTGCTTGCGCCTGGACGCGACTGGCACTGGAATGAGGTCATGGAGGCGGCTTCGGATCAGTACGAGACGGTAGAGACAGATGCGGAGGAGCCCTGCATGGTCAGCTATTCGTCCGGGACGACGGGCAGCCCCAAAGGGATCGTTCATGTGCACGGCGGGATTGCGGTGAAGACGGCCGAGGTAGGGATGTTCGTGTACGATACGCATCCCGACGATCTGTTTACGATGGTCACCGACTTCGGCTGGATGATGGGACAGCTGCCGCTCTTCTCCGCGCACAGCGTCGCGGCACCATTCCTGATTTACGAAGGCAGCCCGATGTTCCCTCACCCAGGCCGGTTGTACGAGATCATCGACAAGTACAAGGTGTCGGTATTCGGTGCACCGGCGACGGCGCTGCGGATGCTGAAAACGTACGGAGAATCCGCGCGGAAGGCTGCCGACCTCTCCTCGCTCCGCATTTTGGGGCACACGGGTTAG
- a CDS encoding DUF72 domain-containing protein — protein sequence MSTIQIGVCGWGDQHELYKQGVKNRDKLSVYASHFPIVEVDSSFYAILPQRNYEAWVRDTPDRFGFIVKAYQAMTGHQRGDAHADRRALFRQFAESIQPLVEAGKLKTLLFQYPPWFACTRENVQYVQACRQALSGYPFAVEFRHRSWFDDKYRERTLDFLRQLEATHVVCDEPQVGDGCVPIVTAVAQTTLSLVRFHGRNRAGWRDPGEGQNWRDVRYLYRYSEEELAEWVPRIRQIAKEADEVCILFNNNSGGDAAANAKQFSDMLGVRPSGLNPQQMELF from the coding sequence ATGAGCACGATCCAGATAGGAGTATGCGGCTGGGGAGACCAACACGAGCTGTACAAGCAAGGGGTCAAAAACCGCGACAAGCTTTCCGTCTACGCGAGCCACTTTCCGATTGTGGAGGTAGACAGCTCCTTTTACGCCATTTTACCACAACGCAATTATGAAGCATGGGTCCGGGATACGCCGGATCGTTTTGGCTTTATCGTCAAAGCCTATCAGGCGATGACCGGACACCAGCGGGGAGACGCCCACGCGGATCGAAGAGCGCTGTTTCGTCAGTTTGCCGAGAGCATACAGCCGCTCGTCGAAGCGGGCAAGCTCAAGACGCTGCTCTTTCAATACCCGCCGTGGTTTGCATGCACGAGGGAAAACGTCCAGTACGTCCAGGCGTGCAGGCAGGCTTTGTCCGGGTACCCATTTGCGGTAGAGTTTCGGCACCGCAGCTGGTTTGACGATAAATACCGGGAGCGCACGCTGGACTTTTTGCGCCAGCTGGAAGCGACACATGTCGTGTGCGACGAGCCGCAGGTAGGCGACGGCTGCGTGCCGATCGTCACGGCCGTAGCCCAGACGACGCTCTCCCTCGTCCGATTTCACGGGCGCAACCGCGCTGGCTGGAGAGATCCGGGCGAAGGTCAGAACTGGCGGGATGTACGTTACTTGTACCGCTACTCCGAGGAGGAGCTGGCCGAGTGGGTCCCGCGAATCAGACAGATCGCCAAGGAGGCGGATGAAGTGTGTATTTTGTTCAACAATAACTCTGGGGGCGATGCCGCTGCAAATGCGAAGCAATTTTCGGACATGCTCGGCGTGCGCCCCAGCGGATTGAATCCGCAGCAGATGGAATTGTTTTGA
- a CDS encoding DUF1805 domain-containing protein produces MVEVVPVHFPEGTAIAVTVRLPKTTLLAVTTDNGYIMCGALDVGLLNERLASREILAGRAVGVKTIQELLDAPLESVTTTAEKHGITAGMLGRDAVVKML; encoded by the coding sequence ATGGTCGAGGTAGTGCCTGTTCATTTTCCGGAAGGTACGGCGATCGCGGTGACAGTCCGCCTTCCGAAGACAACTCTGCTCGCTGTGACGACAGACAACGGCTATATCATGTGCGGGGCCTTGGATGTAGGCCTCTTGAATGAACGGCTCGCCAGCCGGGAGATTTTGGCGGGGCGAGCCGTTGGGGTGAAGACGATTCAGGAGCTGTTGGATGCGCCGCTGGAATCGGTGACCACAACGGCGGAAAAGCACGGGATTACGGCCGGGATGCTCGGACGGGATGCCGTTGTCAAAATGCTGTAA
- a CDS encoding bifunctional UDP-sugar hydrolase/5'-nucleotidase: protein MTDTCTLHMLHTNDLHSHFATMPQIATCLRRHREKWEGMGEHVLTVDIGDHVDRMDIKSEASYGKVNVEVMNKSGYEYVTIGNNEGVTLSKDRLDSLYEKAAFTVIAGNLREPQSGETPKWAVPYAIHIWQDLRVALLGVTIPFTPSYNSMGWDIREPLSLIREQVAVLRDQVDVIVLLSHLGYQSDCRLAAEIEGLDVILGAHTHHTLPNGERVGQTLIAQTGKFGQHVGHVRLVWDRSARRVADVRAELFATADFPPDEELAAFLQEQQQAAKDALLRPVGRLACDLQADWTQETPFGSFLAASIRSWTGAQIGLANGGLLLSDLRQGEVSFADLLNSLPHPITACAVTLTGEQLMRVLEQAIQPETVRRELRGCGFRGKIEGWMGVDGLHIRYVDGESPRIVQIEVNERPLDLKQEYRVGTVDMFMYNRLFPDLLKGSRIQFFLPQMLREVVAKTVSDQALVKRSFSPRWERVTPS, encoded by the coding sequence GTGACGGACACCTGTACCTTGCACATGCTGCACACGAATGATTTGCACAGCCACTTTGCGACGATGCCGCAGATTGCGACGTGCCTTCGCCGGCATCGGGAGAAGTGGGAAGGGATGGGCGAGCATGTGCTGACAGTTGACATTGGCGATCATGTAGACCGCATGGACATCAAATCCGAAGCGAGCTACGGGAAAGTCAATGTCGAGGTGATGAACAAGAGCGGCTATGAGTATGTGACGATCGGCAACAACGAGGGTGTCACGCTCTCCAAGGACAGACTGGACAGCCTGTACGAAAAGGCTGCCTTCACGGTAATCGCGGGCAATTTGCGGGAGCCGCAATCCGGCGAAACGCCGAAATGGGCAGTACCGTATGCCATCCATATATGGCAGGATCTGCGAGTGGCGCTGCTGGGCGTCACGATACCTTTTACACCGTCCTACAACAGCATGGGCTGGGACATCCGCGAGCCGCTGTCCCTCATCCGCGAGCAGGTCGCCGTTTTGCGCGATCAGGTGGATGTCATCGTCCTCTTGTCCCACCTGGGGTACCAGTCCGACTGCCGTCTGGCTGCCGAAATAGAGGGACTGGATGTCATCCTCGGAGCACATACGCACCATACCTTGCCAAACGGGGAGCGGGTCGGACAAACGCTGATCGCCCAGACCGGAAAATTCGGGCAACATGTCGGCCACGTACGCCTTGTCTGGGATCGCTCAGCCAGGCGGGTGGCGGATGTTCGCGCAGAGCTGTTTGCGACCGCGGATTTTCCGCCGGACGAAGAGCTGGCCGCGTTTTTGCAGGAGCAGCAGCAAGCCGCCAAGGACGCGCTGCTGCGTCCCGTCGGCCGTCTGGCGTGCGACCTTCAGGCGGATTGGACGCAGGAGACGCCGTTCGGCTCGTTTCTCGCGGCAAGCATACGGAGCTGGACCGGGGCCCAGATCGGTTTGGCCAATGGCGGTTTGCTTCTGTCTGACCTGCGCCAGGGGGAGGTGTCGTTCGCCGATTTGCTGAACAGCCTGCCTCACCCGATCACCGCATGCGCGGTCACCCTGACGGGAGAGCAGCTGATGCGGGTCCTCGAGCAGGCGATCCAGCCGGAGACGGTTAGGCGAGAGCTCAGAGGCTGCGGCTTTCGCGGAAAGATCGAGGGCTGGATGGGCGTGGATGGACTGCATATCCGCTACGTCGACGGGGAAAGTCCCCGCATCGTCCAGATCGAGGTGAATGAACGGCCGCTGGATTTGAAGCAGGAATACCGGGTCGGGACCGTCGATATGTTCATGTACAACCGGCTCTTCCCCGACCTGCTGAAAGGGAGCCGCATCCAGTTTTTCCTTCCGCAGATGCTGAGGGAAGTGGTGGCCAAAACGGTGAGCGATCAGGCGCTTGTAAAGCGTTCCTTTTCTCCTAGATGGGAAAGGGTGACTCCATCCTGA
- the corA gene encoding magnesium/cobalt transporter CorA, translating into MKIRLIQNGLITEIDDVEEAASAPNNGFFWIDATPFDLDVLQPLFGLHHLAVEDCIDEEEQRPKLQIYNDHYFLVINGIAFHDQDIFLREINVFIGSHTIITVTKQEAPEFAAMFPILREKEVNRPDEFLYHLVDQIVDRYFDVIEKIEDLIEDLEEQILMNTRKSQLGQIIGLRSEILYARKMLLPQRDLIEALHRKELPLIHPSMQKYFGDIWEDSAKVVESFETFRELIANLREAYQSSLAGRANDIMRVFTALTTIFMPLTIVTGIYGMNFENMPELHSRYGYYIVLGVMAMIGVTMYVIFKKKEWL; encoded by the coding sequence ATGAAGATTCGCTTGATCCAAAACGGATTGATCACAGAGATTGACGACGTGGAGGAAGCCGCTTCGGCTCCCAACAATGGATTTTTCTGGATCGATGCTACTCCGTTCGACCTCGATGTGCTGCAGCCCTTGTTCGGCTTGCACCATCTGGCCGTCGAGGACTGCATCGACGAGGAGGAGCAGCGCCCCAAGCTGCAAATATACAACGACCACTACTTTCTGGTCATCAACGGAATCGCTTTTCACGACCAGGACATTTTTTTGCGGGAGATCAATGTGTTCATCGGCAGCCATACGATCATCACCGTCACGAAGCAGGAAGCACCTGAATTCGCGGCGATGTTCCCCATCCTGCGCGAAAAGGAGGTAAACCGCCCCGATGAGTTCCTGTATCATCTGGTCGATCAGATCGTGGACCGCTACTTCGATGTGATCGAGAAAATCGAAGACTTGATCGAAGACCTGGAAGAGCAGATCCTGATGAATACGCGCAAGTCCCAGCTGGGCCAGATCATCGGGCTGCGCAGCGAAATTTTGTATGCCCGCAAGATGCTGCTGCCGCAGCGTGACCTGATCGAAGCCCTGCATCGAAAGGAGCTTCCCTTGATCCATCCGTCCATGCAGAAGTACTTCGGAGATATTTGGGAGGACTCCGCGAAAGTCGTGGAAAGCTTTGAGACGTTTCGCGAGCTCATCGCGAACTTGCGGGAAGCGTACCAGTCCTCCCTCGCTGGACGGGCCAACGACATCATGCGTGTCTTTACAGCGCTGACGACCATCTTCATGCCGCTGACCATCGTGACCGGCATTTACGGAATGAACTTTGAAAACATGCCGGAGCTGCACAGCCGCTACGGCTATTACATCGTGCTGGGGGTCATGGCGATGATCGGAGTGACGATGTACGTCATCTTCAAAAAGAAAGAATGGCTGTAG
- a CDS encoding AMP-binding enzyme, producing the protein MSWTDGRAPIINGSGGTEVFAEILSSTCITPQKATCLGATPAVGARVVDEEGYPVPAGKQGYLVFTVPQPAQTRGFWKNRQRYLDTYFPLGEHMWWQGDMVMVDEEGYWFHHGRADDVIKVSGRRTGPGELEDVVNQYPGVLEAAAIGVPHAVRGEEIALFIVQKPGESIDASDLKRHVTNALGKPYEPAEIHVVADLPKTRTQKIMRRLIKQRYLGEALGDTSSLMNPGALEGLPKRHAVDQ; encoded by the coding sequence TTGTCGTGGACGGACGGAAGGGCGCCGATCATAAACGGGAGCGGGGGCACCGAAGTGTTTGCGGAAATTTTGTCCTCGACCTGCATCACGCCGCAAAAGGCGACATGCCTGGGGGCGACGCCGGCGGTAGGGGCGAGGGTCGTGGACGAAGAGGGCTATCCGGTGCCGGCCGGCAAGCAGGGGTATCTGGTCTTCACCGTGCCGCAGCCGGCGCAGACGCGCGGGTTCTGGAAAAATCGGCAGCGCTACCTGGACACGTATTTTCCGTTGGGAGAGCACATGTGGTGGCAGGGAGACATGGTCATGGTGGATGAGGAAGGGTATTGGTTCCATCACGGGCGTGCCGACGACGTGATCAAGGTATCGGGCAGAAGGACGGGACCCGGCGAGCTGGAAGACGTGGTCAACCAGTATCCAGGGGTACTGGAAGCGGCGGCGATCGGCGTCCCCCATGCGGTGAGGGGCGAGGAAATCGCGCTGTTCATCGTCCAAAAGCCAGGGGAGAGCATAGATGCGAGCGATCTCAAACGGCATGTGACGAATGCTTTGGGCAAGCCGTACGAACCGGCTGAGATTCACGTGGTCGCGGATCTGCCGAAGACGCGCACGCAAAAAATCATGCGCCGTCTGATCAAGCAGCGGTATTTGGGCGAGGCGCTGGGAGATACGTCGAGCCTGATGAATCCGGGGGCGCTGGAAGGTCTGCCGAAACGACACGCGGTGGATCAGTAA
- a CDS encoding aspartate kinase yields the protein MKVAKFGGTSLANAEQIKKVCKIVQADPQRRLIVVSAPGKRFKEDEKVTDLLIGYADRYLQTGEGPSEKRAIFSRYREIVLGLQLPAEVGDQVEAELEAVLSNQQGLSAERFMDAVKAAGEDTCAKIVAHYLRHLGEEARYVSPLEAGLFVTDEAGNAHVLPEAYEQLATLRDWSGITVFPGFFGYTKAGELVTFSRGGSDITGSILAAAVKADVYENFTDVDSVYVVNPNLIKNPVEVKEITYREMRELSYSGFGVFHEEALIPAYQADIPVCIKNTNNPSAPGTMIVSEPPASTKRVSGIASDSGFCSIYVSKYLMNKEIGFGRKLLQILEEEGLSYEHTPSGIDNISVILRERDLTQDKEQRIVERIRRELAVDDVAVTHGLALVMIVGEGMRQSVGTTARAATALAAAKINLEMINQGSSEVSMMFGVKAEEAERAVIALYQEFFGCEEELSAQAAQVASTTV from the coding sequence ATGAAGGTTGCAAAATTCGGCGGTACTTCACTTGCGAATGCAGAACAAATAAAAAAAGTGTGCAAGATCGTACAGGCGGATCCGCAGCGACGCCTGATCGTCGTGTCCGCGCCCGGTAAGCGGTTCAAAGAGGATGAAAAAGTGACCGACCTGTTGATCGGCTATGCGGACCGCTATTTGCAAACAGGGGAGGGACCGAGCGAAAAACGAGCGATCTTCTCGCGCTATCGGGAGATCGTCCTTGGCCTGCAGCTGCCGGCTGAGGTCGGCGACCAGGTAGAAGCGGAGCTGGAAGCCGTGCTCTCCAACCAGCAGGGGCTGTCTGCCGAACGGTTCATGGATGCGGTCAAAGCGGCGGGGGAAGATACGTGCGCCAAGATCGTCGCCCACTACCTGCGCCATTTGGGTGAGGAAGCCCGCTACGTAAGCCCCCTCGAAGCAGGCCTGTTCGTCACCGACGAGGCAGGCAACGCCCATGTATTGCCGGAAGCCTACGAACAGCTGGCCACGCTTCGGGACTGGAGTGGAATCACGGTGTTTCCGGGATTTTTCGGCTATACAAAAGCGGGGGAGCTGGTGACGTTTTCGCGGGGCGGATCCGACATTACGGGCTCGATTCTGGCTGCAGCCGTCAAGGCCGATGTGTATGAAAACTTTACGGACGTCGACTCGGTGTACGTGGTCAATCCGAATTTGATCAAAAATCCGGTTGAAGTGAAGGAAATCACTTACCGCGAGATGCGGGAGCTGTCGTACTCGGGATTCGGAGTATTTCACGAAGAGGCGCTGATCCCCGCCTATCAGGCCGACATCCCCGTCTGCATCAAAAATACCAACAATCCGTCCGCGCCCGGCACGATGATCGTCAGCGAACCACCCGCATCCACGAAGCGCGTGTCCGGCATCGCCAGCGACAGCGGATTTTGCAGCATTTACGTCAGCAAGTATTTGATGAACAAGGAGATCGGCTTTGGCCGCAAGCTGCTGCAGATTCTGGAAGAGGAAGGCCTCTCGTACGAGCATACGCCATCCGGAATCGACAATATTTCCGTCATTCTGCGGGAGCGCGACTTGACACAGGACAAGGAACAGCGCATCGTCGAGCGGATTCGGCGGGAGCTCGCGGTCGACGATGTCGCTGTGACGCACGGCCTCGCGCTGGTCATGATCGTGGGGGAAGGCATGAGACAGTCGGTGGGAACCACGGCACGGGCTGCAACCGCCCTGGCAGCGGCGAAAATCAATCTGGAGATGATCAACCAAGGCTCGTCCGAGGTCAGCATGATGTTCGGAGTCAAGGCGGAAGAGGCCGAGCGAGCCGTCATCGCCCTGTATCAGGAGTTTTTTGGTTGCGAGGAAGAGCTGTCCGCCCAGGCGGCTCAGGTAGCGTCGACTACCGTATAG